One Amycolatopsis sp. NBC_00355 genomic window carries:
- a CDS encoding LysR family transcriptional regulator, producing MAMEIRQLRAICAIAEAGSLSRAAAALGVSQPSLTSLLQRFERQIGTPLFVRSHTGVTPTPVGEQTLRRAGVLLLDFDRFEADLLGSTGTGPLRLGSSQMDCLPTFVERLDDALPGVEVTVHLEPSSAVLARSLARATLDIAVIAMSDDQEVPLAKHLGHRVLLPWIPVFIGLPARHRLAAETEIDLADLADEAWIGPPGSEDGSLTSLRAAAHRAGFTPRIRFECQNGGGRQLITAGHAVELVEPTAPELPGMVVRPLKNDPMRMRLVLAWRKERVTWDQAERVYRAAMTSYTRHAMASVPFRSWWTRRRDEQAGDSLVGYFGEAG from the coding sequence ATGGCCATGGAGATCCGGCAGCTGCGGGCGATCTGCGCCATCGCCGAGGCGGGCAGCCTGTCGCGGGCGGCCGCCGCGCTGGGCGTGTCCCAGCCGTCCCTGACCTCCCTGCTGCAGCGGTTCGAGCGGCAGATCGGCACGCCGTTGTTCGTCCGCAGCCACACGGGCGTCACCCCGACGCCGGTCGGCGAGCAGACGCTGCGCCGGGCTGGGGTGCTGCTGCTGGACTTCGACCGGTTCGAGGCCGACCTGCTCGGCTCGACCGGCACCGGCCCGCTCCGGCTCGGATCGTCCCAAATGGACTGTCTGCCGACGTTCGTCGAGCGGCTGGACGACGCGCTGCCCGGCGTCGAGGTGACCGTCCACTTGGAACCGTCGAGCGCGGTGCTGGCCCGGTCGCTGGCCCGCGCGACCCTCGACATCGCCGTCATCGCCATGTCGGACGATCAGGAGGTGCCGCTGGCCAAGCACCTCGGCCACCGCGTGCTGCTCCCCTGGATCCCGGTCTTCATCGGCCTGCCCGCGCGGCACCGGCTGGCGGCGGAGACCGAGATCGACCTGGCCGATCTCGCGGACGAGGCCTGGATCGGCCCGCCGGGCTCCGAAGACGGCTCGCTGACGTCGTTGCGCGCGGCGGCCCACCGCGCCGGGTTCACCCCGCGGATCCGCTTCGAGTGCCAGAACGGCGGCGGCCGTCAGCTGATCACGGCCGGCCACGCGGTGGAGCTGGTCGAGCCGACCGCGCCCGAGCTGCCCGGCATGGTCGTGCGCCCCCTGAAGAACGACCCGATGCGCATGCGGCTCGTGCTGGCATGGCGCAAGGAACGCGTCACCTGGGACCAGGCCGAGCGGGTCTACCGCGCGGCGATGACGTCCTACACCCGGCACGCGATGGCGTCGGTCCCGTTCCGGTCGTGGTGGACGCGGCGCCGGGACGAGCAGGCCGGGGACAGCCTGGTCGGCTACTTCGGCGAAGCCGGCTGA
- a CDS encoding aminopeptidase P family protein, with protein MTGDRTRPDLRALLGAKGFRNWIRDGWEPAADVVEVPDGTAEAAAAHRARLSAELPGQRIALAAGRAVVRSNDTFHGFRADSDFVWLTGCQREGAILVLTPAGDSHHATLYVPRPAEPDETDFIGDADTSPLWVGSAATPAAYAEALGLECRPLEDLPHGLRGRHPQVLVTAGVDPVLDAYGQGHSERLRTVLAELRRLKDDWEVGQLRAAVDATARGFADVLAALPEAVRGGGERWLQGTFDRRARTEGTGPGYTSIVAAGRNAPVLHWTRCDGPVAEDSVVLLDAGVELDSLYTADITRTFPVSGEFTSAQRDVYGLVHAAHLAALAEVRAGNDFAAFQTTALGVLARGLHDWGLLPVSVDEALSPAGQQHRRYIVCGTGHFLGLDVHDCAAASPGAYRAGPLAEGMALAVEPGLYFHAGDLTVPPELRGLGVRIEDDVVVTATGYELLSSSFPSTAAEAEAWVRVA; from the coding sequence ATGACCGGCGACCGAACCCGGCCCGACCTGCGCGCACTGCTGGGTGCCAAGGGATTCCGGAACTGGATCCGCGACGGCTGGGAGCCCGCCGCGGACGTCGTCGAAGTGCCGGACGGCACCGCCGAGGCCGCCGCCGCGCACCGGGCCCGGCTGTCGGCGGAGCTGCCCGGGCAGCGGATCGCCCTCGCGGCCGGGCGCGCGGTGGTGCGGTCCAACGACACCTTCCACGGCTTCCGCGCCGACAGCGACTTCGTCTGGCTGACCGGCTGCCAGCGTGAGGGCGCGATCCTGGTGCTGACCCCGGCCGGCGACAGTCACCACGCGACGCTCTACGTCCCGCGCCCGGCCGAGCCGGACGAGACCGACTTCATCGGCGACGCCGACACCAGCCCGCTGTGGGTCGGCTCCGCGGCCACCCCGGCCGCGTACGCCGAGGCGCTGGGCCTCGAGTGCCGCCCGCTGGAGGACCTGCCGCACGGCTTGCGCGGCCGGCACCCGCAGGTGCTGGTCACCGCCGGCGTCGACCCGGTGCTCGACGCGTACGGCCAGGGCCACAGCGAGCGGCTGCGCACGGTCCTCGCGGAGCTGCGGCGGCTCAAGGACGACTGGGAGGTGGGCCAGCTGCGCGCTGCGGTCGACGCCACCGCGCGCGGGTTCGCCGACGTGCTCGCCGCTCTCCCGGAGGCGGTGCGCGGCGGCGGGGAACGCTGGCTGCAGGGCACCTTCGACCGCCGCGCCCGCACGGAGGGCACCGGCCCCGGGTACACGTCGATCGTCGCGGCCGGGCGGAACGCGCCGGTGCTGCACTGGACGCGCTGCGACGGGCCGGTGGCCGAGGACAGCGTCGTGCTGCTGGACGCGGGTGTGGAGCTGGATTCGCTCTACACGGCCGACATCACCCGCACCTTCCCGGTGTCCGGCGAGTTCACGTCGGCCCAGCGCGACGTCTACGGCCTGGTGCACGCGGCCCACCTCGCCGCGCTCGCCGAAGTCCGCGCGGGGAACGACTTCGCCGCGTTCCAGACGACCGCGCTGGGGGTGCTCGCGAGGGGGCTGCACGACTGGGGCCTGCTCCCGGTGTCGGTGGACGAGGCCCTGTCGCCGGCCGGGCAGCAGCATCGCCGGTACATCGTCTGCGGCACCGGCCATTTCCTCGGGCTGGACGTCCACGACTGCGCCGCCGCGAGCCCGGGTGCCTACCGGGCGGGGCCGCTGGCCGAGGGGATGGCGCTGGCCGTCGAGCCCGGCCTGTACTTCCACGCGGGCGACCTCACCGTGCCGCCGGAGCTGCGCGGGCTCGGCGTGCGCATCGAGGACGACGTCGTGGTCACGGCGACCGGGTACGAGCTGCTGTCCTCTTCGTTCCCCTCCACGGCGGCGGAGGCCGAGGCCTGGGTCCGCGTGGCATGA
- a CDS encoding helix-turn-helix domain-containing protein yields MEDATPSIRDMLAVNLRAARTARGLSLSELSRRSGIGKATLSQLESGGGNPTIETVFSLSRVLEVAISDLLDQRAGGALTVVRGADVEVLRGEGVDLRPLRRIDAGDGVFEVYDQVVRGDAPQRSQGHVGIEHTIVQTGSLRVEVAGRTVDAGPGDYVAFDAREPHCYTALEAPVHSVLLLQYRADERLDGRPHPVLPTGR; encoded by the coding sequence GTGGAGGACGCGACGCCGTCGATCCGGGACATGCTGGCGGTCAACCTGCGGGCCGCCCGGACGGCTCGCGGGCTCTCGCTGTCCGAGCTGTCGCGCCGGTCGGGGATCGGGAAGGCCACGCTCTCGCAGCTGGAGTCCGGCGGCGGGAACCCGACCATCGAGACGGTGTTCAGCCTGTCCCGGGTGCTCGAGGTGGCCATCTCCGATCTGCTCGACCAGCGCGCGGGCGGGGCGCTCACGGTGGTGCGCGGGGCGGACGTCGAGGTGCTGCGCGGGGAGGGCGTCGACTTGCGCCCGCTGCGCCGGATCGACGCCGGCGACGGGGTCTTCGAGGTCTACGACCAGGTCGTGCGGGGGGACGCGCCGCAGCGGTCGCAGGGGCACGTCGGGATCGAGCACACCATCGTGCAGACCGGCAGCCTGCGCGTCGAGGTGGCCGGCCGGACGGTGGACGCCGGCCCCGGCGACTACGTCGCGTTCGACGCCCGCGAACCGCACTGCTACACCGCGCTGGAGGCACCGGTGCACTCCGTGCTGCTGCTGCAGTACCGCGCGGACGAGCGGCTCGACGGCCGCCCGCACCCGGTGCTCCCGACGGGGCGTTGA
- a CDS encoding NAD(P)/FAD-dependent oxidoreductase, with the protein MNGTRVVVLGAGVVGAACARELSLAGFDVVVVDRGRPAGGTTSHGEGNVLVSDKAPGAELALAQLSGRLWPRVIAAIAAEDLRAAAAAEFDAKGGIVVATTPAGATALTAFAEAQSAAGVVTKSLSAAEVAALEPALTRSVVAAVHYPEDAQVQPAGAALALLGSALAHGARLRPDTEVIGAVVAGGRITGVRVPGEVLDADVVVNAAGPWAGIVSVRLGAPIAVRPRRGEVLVTTPMPGVVWHKVYDADYVGAVGADSGELQTSAVVESTRGGTVLIGSSRRQVGFDDALRPDVLGAIAAKALRLFPALADAAVMRAYGGFRPYVDDHLPVLGPDPRLPNLWHATGHEGAGIGLSVGTALLVREMLTGVSPSCPVEEFTVDRPAVLA; encoded by the coding sequence ATGAACGGAACGCGGGTGGTCGTACTCGGGGCCGGGGTCGTCGGTGCCGCGTGCGCCCGGGAGCTGAGCCTGGCCGGCTTCGACGTCGTGGTCGTGGACCGCGGGCGTCCGGCCGGCGGGACCACTTCGCACGGCGAAGGCAACGTGCTCGTCTCCGACAAGGCACCGGGCGCCGAACTCGCGCTCGCGCAGCTGTCGGGCCGGCTGTGGCCGCGCGTCATCGCCGCGATCGCGGCCGAGGACCTGCGGGCCGCGGCCGCGGCGGAGTTCGACGCCAAGGGCGGCATCGTCGTCGCCACCACGCCGGCCGGAGCAACCGCGCTCACGGCGTTCGCCGAGGCGCAGTCGGCGGCAGGCGTCGTCACGAAGTCGTTGTCCGCGGCCGAAGTCGCGGCGCTCGAGCCCGCGCTGACCCGCTCGGTCGTCGCGGCCGTCCACTACCCGGAGGACGCGCAGGTGCAGCCGGCCGGCGCGGCGCTGGCGCTGCTGGGCTCGGCGCTCGCGCACGGCGCGCGGCTGCGGCCGGACACCGAGGTGATCGGCGCGGTCGTGGCGGGCGGGCGGATCACCGGCGTCCGCGTCCCGGGCGAGGTGCTCGACGCCGACGTCGTGGTGAACGCGGCGGGCCCGTGGGCGGGCATCGTGTCGGTGCGGCTCGGCGCCCCGATCGCGGTCCGGCCCCGGCGGGGCGAGGTGCTGGTGACCACGCCGATGCCGGGCGTGGTGTGGCACAAGGTGTACGACGCGGACTACGTCGGCGCGGTCGGGGCCGACAGCGGTGAGCTGCAGACGTCCGCCGTCGTCGAGTCGACGCGGGGCGGCACGGTGCTGATCGGCTCGTCCCGGCGGCAGGTCGGGTTCGACGACGCGCTCCGGCCGGACGTCCTGGGCGCGATCGCGGCCAAGGCGCTGCGCCTGTTCCCGGCGCTGGCGGACGCGGCGGTGATGCGCGCGTACGGCGGGTTCCGGCCGTACGTGGACGACCACCTGCCGGTGCTGGGCCCCGATCCGCGGCTGCCGAACCTGTGGCACGCGACGGGTCACGAAGGAGCGGGCATCGGCCTGAGCGTGGGGACGGCGTTGCTGGTGCGGGAGATGCTGACCGGAGTCTCTCCGTCGTGTCCGGTGGAAGAGTTCACTGTGGACCGTCCGGCGGTGCTGGCATGA
- a CDS encoding (2Fe-2S)-binding protein translates to MSLFARGADPVGRTDTPIRVTVDGEPVAGIAGQTVAGILLASGRLSWRSTRSGAPRGVFCGIGSCFDCVLTVNGVPDVRACRRRAADGDEIRTQTRQEKS, encoded by the coding sequence ATGAGCTTGTTCGCGCGCGGAGCGGACCCGGTGGGCCGCACGGACACGCCGATCCGCGTCACGGTGGACGGCGAGCCCGTGGCGGGCATCGCGGGCCAGACCGTGGCGGGAATCCTGCTGGCGTCGGGCCGGTTGTCGTGGCGCTCCACGCGGTCCGGCGCGCCACGCGGGGTGTTCTGCGGCATCGGTTCGTGCTTCGACTGCGTGCTGACGGTGAACGGCGTCCCGGACGTCCGAGCGTGCCGCCGCCGCGCGGCCGACGGCGACGAGATCCGCACCCAGACCCGGCAGGAGAAGTCATGA
- a CDS encoding FAD/NAD(P)-dependent oxidoreductase: MAAGRSAADRLAVDRPGAGRRAADRPAAGRPAAGRPGADRSAADRSGVDRLAGDRSAADRVAADRPGADLAAADRAPRVHVLRGPADGSGRERHVLTPDALVLATGAHDRTLPFPGWQLPGVFTAGAAQALAKGERVAIGRRVLVAGSGPFLLPVAESLLGVGAEVVAILEANPPATVRNGWSRRPWRLARHLTKAAELLRYAATLARHRVPYRMGRAVIEARGDDRVREVVTARLNPDWSVIPGTERSYPVDAVCVGHGFVPQLELAVAAGCLLDDGFVRVDHHQRTTAAGVFAAGEITGIGGAIAAAAEGAVAGRLAAGGAPDRGLRRARDRTREFAERLAEAHPVGAAWSGWLRPGTIVCRCEETTVADLQRAASDPVQAGSQALKLGTRAGLGPCQGRMCGPAVAELCGGTERHHRPIAQPIRLGELAEPEPEPEPEPEPEPEPEESHEHP, from the coding sequence CTGGCTGCAGGCCGCTCAGCTGCGGACCGCCTGGCTGTGGATCGTCCCGGCGCAGGCCGCCGCGCTGCGGATCGTCCCGCCGCAGGCCGCCCCGCCGCAGGCCGCCCCGGCGCGGATCGCTCCGCTGCGGATCGCTCCGGCGTGGATCGCCTGGCTGGGGACCGCTCAGCTGCGGACCGCGTTGCTGCCGACCGCCCCGGGGCGGACCTCGCCGCCGCTGATCGGGCGCCTCGGGTTCATGTGCTTCGTGGTCCCGCCGATGGTTCCGGGCGGGAGCGGCACGTCCTCACCCCCGATGCGCTCGTCCTGGCCACCGGCGCGCACGACCGGACCCTGCCCTTCCCCGGCTGGCAACTCCCCGGCGTCTTCACCGCCGGTGCGGCGCAAGCACTGGCCAAAGGCGAGCGCGTCGCGATCGGGCGCCGGGTGCTCGTCGCCGGGAGCGGGCCGTTCCTGCTGCCCGTCGCCGAGTCCCTGCTGGGCGTCGGGGCCGAGGTGGTCGCGATCCTCGAGGCCAATCCGCCGGCGACTGTCCGCAACGGATGGTCCAGGCGGCCGTGGCGATTGGCGCGGCACCTGACCAAAGCCGCCGAACTCCTCCGTTACGCCGCCACTCTCGCCCGGCATCGCGTGCCCTACCGGATGGGCCGCGCCGTCATCGAAGCCCGGGGGGACGATCGCGTCCGTGAGGTCGTGACCGCCCGGCTGAACCCGGACTGGTCGGTCATCCCCGGTACCGAACGGAGCTACCCGGTCGACGCCGTCTGCGTCGGGCACGGTTTCGTCCCACAGCTCGAACTCGCCGTGGCCGCGGGTTGTCTGCTCGACGACGGCTTCGTGCGCGTCGATCACCACCAGCGCACCACCGCCGCGGGGGTCTTCGCCGCCGGGGAGATCACCGGGATCGGCGGGGCGATCGCCGCCGCGGCGGAAGGGGCCGTCGCGGGACGGCTGGCCGCCGGTGGTGCGCCGGATCGGGGCCTGCGACGGGCCAGGGACCGCACCCGCGAGTTCGCCGAGCGGCTGGCCGAAGCCCACCCCGTCGGGGCCGCGTGGTCCGGGTGGCTGCGGCCCGGCACGATCGTCTGCCGTTGTGAGGAAACCACCGTCGCCGACCTGCAGCGGGCAGCGAGCGATCCGGTCCAGGCCGGTTCACAGGCCCTGAAACTCGGCACCCGCGCCGGGCTCGGACCGTGTCAGGGCCGGATGTGCGGCCCGGCCGTCGCCGAACTCTGCGGCGGGACCGAACGCCACCACCGTCCGATCGCCCAGCCGATCCGGCTGGGCGAACTCGCCGAGCCCGAGCCCGAGCCCGAGCCCGAGCCCGAGCCCGAGCCCGAACCCGAGGAGTCCCATGAGCACCCGTGA
- a CDS encoding dihydrodipicolinate synthase family protein translates to MSTRDLGGVIVATALPYRPDDAAPAGLAVDYDAYAEHCRWLVANGCRGVGPNGSLGEYSSLTDVERRRVARTAIEAVGDDGVVVVGVHGPGAHQAKQWAEAAAEDGADGVLCLPPTLYRANRGEVIAHFAAVASVGLPVMVYNNPFDTKVDLTPDLLAEIAQIDNVVAVKEFSGDVRRVLEIRERAPELAVVSGADDVVLESLLMGATGWFAGFPNVFPAESARLFDLATAGKLTEAKALYEPLVAAFRWDSRTEFVQAIKLGMDLVGRYGGPCRPPRGPLTDGNREQVREDMHRALTALGVA, encoded by the coding sequence ATGAGCACCCGTGACCTCGGTGGCGTCATCGTCGCCACCGCGCTGCCCTACCGCCCCGACGACGCGGCCCCCGCCGGCCTCGCCGTCGACTACGACGCCTATGCCGAGCACTGCCGCTGGCTTGTCGCCAACGGCTGCCGTGGTGTCGGGCCGAACGGGTCCCTCGGCGAGTACTCCTCGCTCACCGACGTCGAACGTCGCCGCGTCGCCCGCACCGCGATCGAGGCCGTCGGCGACGACGGCGTCGTGGTCGTCGGCGTGCACGGACCCGGCGCGCACCAGGCCAAGCAGTGGGCCGAAGCCGCCGCCGAGGACGGGGCCGACGGTGTGTTGTGCCTGCCGCCCACGCTCTACCGCGCCAACCGCGGCGAAGTCATCGCCCACTTCGCGGCCGTCGCCTCGGTCGGGCTGCCCGTCATGGTCTACAACAACCCCTTCGACACCAAAGTGGACCTCACGCCCGATCTGCTCGCCGAGATCGCGCAGATCGACAACGTCGTGGCGGTCAAGGAGTTCTCCGGTGACGTCCGGCGTGTGCTGGAGATCCGCGAACGCGCGCCGGAGCTGGCCGTGGTCAGCGGCGCCGACGACGTCGTGCTGGAGAGCCTGCTGATGGGCGCCACCGGCTGGTTCGCCGGCTTCCCGAACGTCTTCCCGGCCGAGTCGGCGCGCCTGTTCGACCTCGCGACCGCCGGCAAGCTCACCGAGGCGAAAGCGCTTTACGAGCCGCTGGTCGCCGCGTTCCGCTGGGACTCGCGCACCGAGTTCGTCCAGGCCATCAAGCTGGGCATGGACCTGGTCGGCCGGTACGGCGGCCCGTGCCGGCCGCCGCGCGGCCCGCTCACCGACGGGAACCGCGAGCAGGTCCGGGAAGACATGCACCGCGCGCTGACCGCGCTGGGCGTGGCGTGA
- a CDS encoding proline racemase family protein has translation MRSSRAITAVDSHTEGMPTRVVTGGVAVIPGDTMAERRRYFLTHLDDLRLFLMNEPRGHSAMSGAILQPPCHPDADWGVVYIEVSGCLPMCGHGTIGVATVLVETGMVEVTEPTTLVRLDTPAGLVHAEVTVRDGRAERVKLRNVPSFLAERDAVVDVPGLGEVRYDLAYGGNFYAILELSTLDIPFERREKERILKAGLSIMDAINEQRPPKHPADPLIGGCKHVQFLAPGSDARASRNAMAIHPGWFDRSPCGTGTSARMAQLHARGELPLHTPFENSSFIGTTFTGELVAETTVGGVPAVVPEFSGRAWITGTATYLLDPADPFPTGFVL, from the coding sequence ATGCGGTCCTCACGCGCGATCACCGCCGTCGACTCGCACACCGAGGGCATGCCGACGCGGGTGGTGACCGGCGGGGTCGCCGTCATCCCGGGCGACACGATGGCCGAACGCCGCCGGTACTTCCTGACGCACCTCGACGACCTGCGGTTGTTCCTGATGAACGAGCCGCGTGGCCATTCCGCGATGAGCGGGGCCATCCTGCAGCCGCCGTGTCACCCGGACGCCGACTGGGGTGTCGTGTACATCGAGGTGTCCGGCTGCCTGCCGATGTGCGGCCACGGCACGATCGGCGTCGCCACCGTGCTGGTCGAGACGGGCATGGTCGAGGTCACCGAGCCGACGACGCTCGTGCGCCTCGACACCCCCGCCGGGCTGGTGCACGCCGAGGTCACCGTGCGCGACGGCCGCGCCGAGCGTGTCAAACTCCGCAACGTGCCGTCGTTCCTGGCCGAGCGCGACGCCGTCGTCGACGTGCCCGGTCTGGGGGAAGTGCGCTACGACCTGGCCTACGGCGGGAACTTCTACGCCATCCTCGAACTGTCCACACTGGACATCCCGTTCGAACGCCGGGAGAAGGAAAGGATCCTGAAGGCCGGACTGTCCATCATGGATGCGATCAACGAGCAGCGGCCGCCGAAGCACCCGGCCGACCCGCTGATCGGCGGCTGCAAGCACGTCCAGTTCCTCGCCCCGGGCTCCGACGCCCGCGCCTCCCGCAACGCCATGGCCATCCACCCCGGCTGGTTCGACCGATCGCCGTGCGGCACCGGCACGTCGGCGCGGATGGCGCAGCTGCACGCCCGCGGCGAGCTGCCGCTGCACACGCCGTTCGAGAACAGCTCGTTCATCGGCACGACGTTCACCGGCGAACTGGTCGCCGAGACCACGGTCGGCGGCGTGCCCGCGGTGGTGCCGGAGTTCTCGGGCCGCGCGTGGATCACCGGCACGGCGACCTACCTGCTCGACCCGGCCGACCCGTTCCCGACGGGGTTCGTCCTGTGA
- a CDS encoding oxidoreductase, translated as MRNWFITGGTPGGFGMAYAEAALAAGDRVVLTARRPEELKEWVAEHGDRAHAVRLDVTEPDEVRRAVAEARAHFGEIDVLVNNAGRGWYGSVEGTTDDVVRSSFELNFFSVVTVLRAVLPGMRARGSGWVVTMSSAAGLDAVPGFGYYSAAKFAVEGLSDALRQEVEPFGIKVLLVEPGAFRTHAYAGFSGEAVRETVDAYEPLLDAVRAAFVEQDGRQPGDPARGVRAVLAAMERPDPPHRLVLGGPAFDKVTAKLQRTLDAVRADETASRGADFPGLV; from the coding sequence GTGCGGAACTGGTTCATCACCGGCGGCACGCCGGGCGGGTTCGGCATGGCGTACGCCGAAGCCGCACTCGCGGCGGGCGACCGGGTCGTCCTGACGGCCCGGCGTCCCGAGGAGCTGAAGGAATGGGTGGCGGAGCACGGCGACCGCGCCCACGCGGTGCGGCTCGACGTCACCGAACCGGACGAGGTCCGGCGGGCCGTCGCCGAGGCACGAGCGCACTTCGGCGAGATCGACGTGCTGGTCAACAACGCCGGCCGCGGCTGGTACGGCTCGGTCGAGGGCACCACCGACGACGTCGTGCGGAGCTCGTTCGAGCTGAACTTCTTCTCCGTGGTGACCGTGCTGCGCGCGGTGCTGCCGGGCATGCGCGCCCGCGGCTCCGGCTGGGTCGTCACGATGTCGTCGGCCGCGGGGCTCGACGCCGTCCCGGGCTTCGGTTACTACAGCGCGGCGAAGTTCGCGGTCGAAGGCCTGTCCGACGCGCTGCGCCAAGAGGTCGAGCCGTTCGGGATCAAGGTTCTCCTGGTCGAGCCCGGGGCGTTCCGGACGCACGCCTACGCCGGCTTCTCCGGCGAAGCGGTCCGCGAGACCGTCGACGCCTACGAGCCGCTGCTCGACGCCGTGCGCGCCGCGTTCGTCGAGCAGGACGGGCGTCAGCCGGGCGATCCCGCACGGGGCGTCCGCGCGGTGCTGGCGGCCATGGAACGGCCGGACCCGCCGCACCGGCTCGTCCTCGGCGGCCCGGCCTTCGACAAGGTCACCGCGAAACTGCAGCGCACCCTCGACGCCGTCCGCGCGGACGAGACCGCGTCCCGGGGTGCCGACTTCCCCGGCCTCGTCTAG